Within the Mycobacterium gordonae genome, the region CCTGCCGATGGCATTGGCCTGATTCATGGTGAACCACAACGCCCCGTCGGGTCCGGCGGCGATCATCGACGGCGTGCCCCCCGGGGCAGCCACCTCCGTGACAACCCCGTCGACGTCGATGCGGCCCACCACCCCGGACGTCATCGCGGTGAACCACAGCGCCCCGTCGGGTCCCACGACGAGACCGAACGGTGCACTGCCGCTGCGCAATTCGACGTCAGCGAGCGCTCCGTCGACGCTGATCCGCCCGATGCGGTCGTCACCGCTGCGGGTGAACCACAACGCGCCGTCCGGACCGGCCACGATGATCGACGGTTTGCTCTGCGGCGCAACCGGATACACGTCGAGGTTGCCGTCACCTGTCACGCGGGCGACCTCCCCGCTGTGCACCAGCGTCACCCACATGGCGCCGTCGGGTCCTGCGGTCAACGCGTACGGTCCGCCCGCAACCGGGATTTCGACGATGCGACTCATCCGAGCAGCCGCGACGGCGGTGCCCATGGCGCACATTTCCTGCCCTTAGCCCAGGAAGAGTGACCGGGCATGCCGAGCCTCGGGCAGTCGGCCCGGCTGATTCTCGGAGGTCCCGGCGGGTCGATTCGATCAACAAGCAAATCCCGCAAATCTTGCATCATCGCCTCATCTTTCGGGCAGCTGTCGACGGCCGCTCTCCGCCGGGTCAGTACGTCGCTGGGCGCCAGGGCGTCCTGCGCGTTGCCGAAAACGAGAGATAGAGATGCCGAACGAGAGGGCTTAGGCGCCGGATAGGAACTCACCTCTTCGACCAGGATTCCATTCGCCCTACAACGTCTACACCGGCTCCGGGCTCGGTGCTTCGCCGAACCGGGCCAACACCAGCGTTGCCACGACAGCAATCGCCAACCCCGCCGCCACCATCCACCCGAGGCCATCGCGAGTTTGATCGCCGAGCCAGGCCACACCGATGACCGCGGGCAGGACGGTTTCACCCACGACCATCCCCGCCACGGCCGTGGTCACCGATCCGCGATGCAGGGCGGAGGTGAGCAGCAGAAAACCCGCAGCTCCGCCGGCGGCGCTCGCGTACAGGGCCGGGTTGGCGTAGAAGGATGCCTTGGTCGGATCGAGCGAGTCGATCAGATTCACGCCCACCTCGACGAGGCCGAAGCCGGTGCCCGCGCTGAAGCCGAGCGCGAGCGCTCGTGGACGGTCCGGCAACCGGCCGGCAGCGGCCCCGGCGATGAACACCACCGCGACCACGCCCAGCAACGCCCAGGCCAACCCCGCCGGACCGTGCCCCTCCCCCTCCGGTCCGGCCGCGATGCCCAGCAGAGCCAGTCCCACGCAGACCACGCCCACCGCCGTCCACTCGGCCGCCGACAAGCGGGCCGACAACAGCCATGCGGCGACAATGGCGCTGACCGCGATCGAGGCGGCCAACGCGGCGGCCACCACGTATATGGGTACCAATCGCAAAGCCACGACCTGCAGTACAAAGCCGAGGCCATCGAGTCCGATGCCCACCAGATAGCGCCATTGCCGCAGGGCCCGCATCAGCAGCACGGCGTCGACGCCGGAACCGCTGCCGGCTTCCACCGACCGGGCTGCCATGGCCTGCAGCACCGATGCCGTCCCGTAACACACCGAGCAGGCCAGGGCGAACAGCAATCCGATCAGCACCTACCGACCATACGAGAGCCGGCAGCTATTGCGTTAGTTTGCCGACGCGCTCACGATCACTGTGGGGGCACGTAACGAAGGCCGACGTCATGACCATCTCTCGCGTTCTGCTGGCCGCCGCTTTCGCGGTCTCGATCGGGCCGGTTGCCGCCCTGTCCCTACCCGCAACCGCCGCCGCGTCAGCATTGACTGACGGCACCTACCGGTTCGACTTCCACGGGAGCAAGCAGACGGTCGACGGCGTACCGAAACCGACAAGCTCGCACTCCACATTGATAGCGATGCGCTCCGCGTGCCCGCCTTCGGGGTGCGTGGCGACGGCATGGGACACCTCGATCGGCCCTACCTGGCTGCAACCTCCGGAGGAGGGTGCGCTCGTCTTCCGCGAGAACCGCGACCAGTGGGTGGCGACCCGGTGGAAGATGTTCACCTGTAACAACACCACCAAACAGGGTACGGAAACCCTTGCGTTCCAAGTGAAACCGGACGGGACGTTTGTGGGGGTCAGCACCCAGTTAGAGGCGCCGTGCCCGCCCATCGTCATTCCGTTCACCGCGACGCGGGTAGGCGAGGTGTCACCGGACGCCAACGTGGCTGACCCGAACACGGCTTGAGCCGGCCGCGCATCGATGGCAGCCGCTGCCGGTGCCGCGACGAAAAGCCTTGAGGATCAGCCCGGCTGGCCGGGTTGACCGGCAGCACCGTCAGCACCGGCAGCACCGGCAGCACCGGCAGCACCGGCAGCGAGGTCAGCACCGGCAGCGAGGTCAGCACCGGCAGCACCGGCAGCGAGGTCAGCACCGGCAGCGAGGTTCTCTTCGTCGATCCAAACTGCGTCTGCCCGGTGATCGAGGTCTCGTCGGCCAAGGCGGTGGCATGGCAGTTCGCCGGTCACGATCCGGAAGCCCGCGAGAGAATCGCCCTGCGCCTCATCGCATTCTCCTTCGGATGTTGTCCCACACCTGGCGCCGAGCAGGCCGCGAACTCGGCTCTCTGTCCGCCGTGGCCGACTCCAAGCAAACGCTGCTGTGCACCTACCTGTCGGCGGTGCTACTGGTCGGCCTGCTCCTCAACACGACGTTCGATTGGGCATGGGCCGACCCGGTCGCCGGTTTGGCGATCGATCGCCGGAATCGCCGGCGAAGAGGGCGTCAACGCGTGGCGGGGCGACGCGTGCTGCGCAGCACCTTCCAGACCCGCTGCGGTGGCACTCGATTGCGCCTGCTGCGACGACTGAGTTTCGCGCAGCGTGATCCTTATCGCGAACGCTCGTCCGGCGCCGGGCAAACCTATGGGTATCAATTTTCTATGAACCTATTGTAAAAATAGTCTGAGCTGCTCTTTTGCCGATATCCTTCAGCCATATTGTCCATAGGCAACGAAGCGCGGCGGGAGGGCGACATGAAGAGGCCGATCTTGCCCCTGGCAGCAGTTGCGCTAGCATCGGGCGGTTTGGCCGCCGTATCCCCGCCAGCCGGTGCCGAAGCCCCCGCCGGCGATGGCGTTTACGCCTACCTGGAAGGGCCCGCCGTCGCGGGAACATGGACCATCCGAACGACGTGTACACCACAGTGCGTCGCCCACGTGACCACGACTCCCGGTCACGGTTTCACCGCTCCCCTGGTCAACGGCCGCCACGTGGTCACCCGGACCGTGCCCGACGGCGTCACCTGTCCGTCGTACTTCCTCGGCGACAACGGATCCGCGTGGGGAGGCGGGTCGCATCCCGTCACCGTCCGTCAATGGTGGGACCCAGTCACCCTGGCCGGCGAGGTGGACTTCCTAGAGAGCCCCGCGCCGTGCGGCATCCCCAACCCACGCAACACCTTCACGCTGGTCAGGATCGGTTAACGGCCACCGGTCCGGCCCTACAAGAATTCTCCAAGAACTCCCCTGCAAGCTTCTCCGCAATGCCCCGCTTCGGCGGTGGAGACGCACACAGAGGGAGCGAGACCATGACGAACCGTTCACGCCGCCACCTACGGCCGGTACGGGATGTCGCCGCGCCGGCGCTGCAGTTCCGCACTATTCACGGCCACCGCCGCGCCTTCCGTATCGCCGGCTCCGGGCCAGTCGTCGTGCTGCTGCACGGCGTCGGCGACAGCTCGACGACCTGGGAACCGGTGCACGCCAAGCTTGCTCAACGATTCACCGTCATCGCCCCGGACATGCTGGGCCACGGCGAGTCGGACAAGCCCCGTGCCGACTACTCGTTGGCCGCCTTCGCCAACGGCCTGCGCGACCTGCTGACCGCCCTGGAAATCGACCGAGTAACGCTCGTCGGGCACTCGCTGGGCGGCGGCCTGGCAGCTCAATTCGCCTATCAGTATCCGCAATTCGTAGAGCGCGTGGTACTGGTGAGTGCGGGCGGCGTCACGAAGGACGTGAGCATGGCGCTGCGCCTGGCCGCGATGCCACTGGGCGCCGAGGCGCTCTCCGCGCTGCGACTGCCCGGCGCGGTCCCCGCCCTTGGCCTGGCCAGTCGTGTGGTCGGACGCGCGGTGGGCTCCACCCGACTCACCCGCGACGTCGCCAGCCTGCCGCGCCTGGTGGGCGGATTCCGCAAACCCGGCGCGGTGGAAGCGTTCGCCCGCACCCTGCGCGCGGTTGTCGACACCCGCGGCCAGTTCGTCACCATGCTGGACCGGACCTACCTGATGCACGGCCTTCCGGTCCAGATCATCTGGGGCGAGGACGACCTGATCATCCCGGCGAGCCATGCCCGGGTGGCACATGAACAGATTCCAGGCTCGCGCCTGGAGATCTTCGAGCGGTCCGGGCACATGCCGCACGGCGATCAACCGGACCGCTTCGTGGAGGTGGTGCAGCGATTCATCGACTCGACCACGCCGCATGAACACCAGCCGGAGCTGATGCGCAAGGCACTGCAGACCGGTGTCCGTCAGTACGCCTCCGTCGACGTCGAATCCGACCTCGCGTAGCGACGCACGGCACGCCCGAGGTTTTCGAAGACCCACGGTGGCCTCTCCGGCACGGCATGATGGCCTCATGGCAGTGCGGCCACGCTCCGTCTTGGTGCTCGACGTCAGTCGCGAGCGGTCGTCCGTGCTGCGATGGGTCGCCGTGGTCGGTTGCGTGGCCGGTGCCGTGCTGTATTCCAACTGGATCTTCGAGAACTATCTCACCCGCTCGTTGCTGCCGGATCCCGACATGTACATCAGCGAGCTCTCCGCGGCGGACCAACCCTACGGCGAGTGGTTTCGCGCCTGCGACCGTGCCTGCGCGGTCGTCCTGGTGATCGCGACCGTCGCTGCGCTGGTCGGTGTCCGTGGCAGCCGGTGGGGCAAGGCGGGCTGGGCAGCGCTGGGCGTCTTCGCCGTCGCGACCGGCTTGGACAGCACGGTGTGGACGCTGGTGTGCGCGCCGAGCTCGAACGCCGCGTGCGCGGCCCGGGAGGCAGCGGGGACCGTGCCGCTGAGCCATCAGCTGCACTGGGTGAGTAGCGGGATGGCGCTGGCCGCCGCGATCGCGTCGCTGCTGGCGTTTGCCATCGCCGATTTCCGCGAGGATGCTCCGCAGCCGATCTGCCGCGCCGGACTATTCACGCTCGTGGCGTTGGTCGGAACCGCGATCTGGACCGGCCTGGCGATCCTGATCGACCACACCGACGTGATCGGCATGGTGGGCGTCGCGCAGCGGGCGGAGCTGGTGGCGTTCGCCGGGTGGCTGATCTACGCCGCCGCGCGGACCGCCCGCGCCCCAAGCACTGACGGCCCGTGAGTCACCGCGCCTTCGTCGAGGTCGGCGGTTACCGAGTGCGCGTTCTCGTCGATGGTGACACCGGCCCTGTGGTGGTGTTGTGCAGCGGCCTAGGCGGCCGGGCGCTGCACTGGAGCGACACGGTGACAGAGCTGGCCGACGACCACACCGTGGTGCGATTCGACCGGCCCGGCACACCGGTGAGGCGCACCCCGGGCCGTCGCACGGTCCGCGCTGAGGCCGAGCGGATTGCCACTGTGCTGGATGCCGTGCCAAGCCCCGAAGGCGCTGTGCTGGTGGGGCATTCGGTCGGCGGCTTTTATGCCGAAGCATTCGCACGGCTGCATCCGCACCGCACCCGCGCCCTGCTGCTACTGGATTCCAGCATCGCCTCCGATCGCCGCCGACTCGGGGTGCCGCCCCCCGTCAAGGTCGCCGCCGCCGAGGCGGCCGCCCGACTGCTGCACCGGCTGCACCTGCAAAGCCCATTGACCCGCGCCGGCCTGACCCTCGCCCAGCGACGCCGGCCCGGCGGAGTCGATGGGCGGACATACTCCGAAATACATTGCACGGCAAGCGAACCCGGATTTCTTAGCGCACTGTTCACCGAATACGTCGAGTACCGCGAGCTCGCGGCCGAGTTGTTCCGGCTGCGGGCCGATCACCCGCTGCCGGCAGTGCCCCGGGTGGTGGCCACCGCGCACCTGGGTTGGCGTACCCGACGCTGGCGCGCCCGGCAGATTCGGCTGGCCGAAGCTCTCGGCGCCGAACACGTCACCATCGCCCCCGCCGGACACCTGGTGATGATCGAGCGGCCGCATCGGATCGCTGACCTCGTCCGCTTGACCGCGGACCGGGCCTAACCAGCAGTCCAAGAATTCTCCAAGAACCCTCCTGGATTCTTGTTTCCGGCAGCCGCTTCGGCGGAGCACAGCTTTGCCGTAACCGGCAGCTGAACGACCGCGTCGCCGCGTAAGATTCGCCGAGATATTTGAACGCCGAGGAGGGGACCAACACCATGGGCATGCGCGACATGATCCGGGGCGAGTTCGTCGACATCATCGAATGGCTGGACGACACGAACACCACCCTGGCATGGCGGTTCCCGCGGTACGAGAACGAGATCAAGAACGGCGCCCAGCTGATCGTCCGGGAAGGCCAGCGGGCGATGTTCGTCTACCGCGGCCAACTGGCCGACCAGTTCACCCCCGGCCATTACACCCTCACCAGCGAGAACATGCCGATCCTGGGCACCCTGCAGGGTTGGAAGTACGGGTTCAACAGCCCGTTCCGTTCCGAGGTCTATTTTGTCAACACCCGTCCGTACCCCGACTTGCGCTGGGGCACACCGCAACCCGTGACGGTGCGGGATCCGGACTTCAAGATGGTTCAGGTGCGGGCCAACGGCACCACCGTCGTGCGGGTGACCGACCCGACCGTCTTCCTACGCCAGGTGCTCGGCACCCAGAGCGTGGTCGACATGGATCAGATCACCGAGTTGATCCGCCGCAACATCGCCCTGGCGTTCAACGACATGGTCATGGGCAGCGGCCTGGGCGCGATCGACCTGCAGGGCCGCCAGGTGGAGTTGTCGGACAAGCTGCGGGAGTTTGTCGCCCAGCGGGTTCAGGCATTCGGCCTGGGCATCGACGCCGTCACTATGACCATCTCGCTGCCAGAGGAGATCCAGCAGGCGATGACCCGTGGCGTGGCCCGCGGTCTGGAGGAGAGCAGCTTCCTGAACAATGTCGGCGACCTCAACCGCTACGAGCAAGCGCGGCGGGCCGACGCGATGCTGGCCGCGGCCCAGAACGAAGGTGGCGGTGCCGCCGGCTCCGCCATCCAGGCCGGCCTTGGCGTTGCGCTGGGGGCTCAGATGGCCAACGCGGCCCAGCCGCACGCCCAGCCGCAACAATTCGCCGCCACCCAGCAGCCGCTGCAGGGGGCGCCCCCACCGTTGCCCACTCAGCAGCTGTTCCACTTCGACCAGGGCGGTCAGCCGGCCGGCCCATACCCGGTCAGCGCACTGCGACAGTTCGTCGCCGGCGGTCAGTTGACCCGCGACACCGTGGTATGGACCGAAGGGATGGCCAACTGGGCCCCGGCGTCGAGCGTGCCGGCCCTGCAGACGTTGTTCAGCACACCGCCGCCGCTGCCCGGCACGCCACCCCCGCTTCCGCAGCAATGAGTTACGACCCGGGCGACCTCGCGCACGGCCCACGTCCGCCGCAGCCGCCGCCATTGCCGCGCCCACCGAGCGGCCCGCCGCCGTTGCCACCGCGGCAGGCCGCCCCGCCGCCGTTGCCGCCGCGACCGCAAGCAAGCCCCCCGCCGTTGCCGCCGCGACCGCACGCAAGCCCACCACCGCTGCCGCCGCGACAGGCCCCGGCACCCCAGGCGAGCCCACCCCCGTTGCAGCCGTTTGCCGGACCGCCGGCCGGTGCCGCCATGTTCCACCAAACGGAGCAGACCCGCACCTACCCGTGCGCGTCCTGCGGCGGCCAGCTCAACTTCGACATCGCCAGCCAGAAGCTGCGCTGCCCCAACTGCGGCAACTACTACGATGTCACCGCGCCGAACGCTCCGGTCAAATCACGCGAGTTGCGCACCGCGATGCACCAGCTGCGGGAGATGCAGCATAGCCAGCAGGGGCCGAACATTTCCGGCATGCGCGAGGTCAAGTGTCAGAACTGTGGCGGCACAACCGAATTCGCCGGCAGCCTGACCGCGACGAAGTGTCCTTACTGCGCGACTCCGATCCAGCGTGACGATGTGCACAACGCGCCGGCGCGGTTGCCGGTAGACGGTGTGGTGCCGTTTCGCATCGACGAGAAGCAGGCCCGCCAGCTCATCGAAAAGTGGGTCACCAAGCGCTGGTTCGCGCCTACAGACTTCAAGAAGTACCGCGAGATCGGCGCTTTCTCCAGCCTGTACACGGCCTATTTCACCTACGACGCGAACACCGACACCTGGTATGAGGGCGAGCGCGGTGAGGACTACCAGGTAAGGGTCGGCACCGACAACGACGGTGACCCCATCTACGAGACGCGGACTTCCTGGTATCGCGTCACCGGTCAGGTCAACAACGTCTTCGCCGACCTGCCGGTACTGGCTAACGACAGCGAGAACCTCAATCGCAAACGCATCAAACAGCTCGAACCCTGGCCGGTCGAACAGGCGCGGGCCTACTCACCGGAGTTCGTCGCCGGCCACCTGTGCCGCACCTACGACAAGGACGCCGAGCAGGCGCTGCCCGAGGCGAAGCAGGAGATGGAGCAGGCCGTCGAGCGAACGGTGCGATCCGACATCGGCGGCGACCGGCAGCGGATCCACCAGCTGCGGACGAACTGGAATTACCTGGGATTCAAGCACCTTCTGCTACCGATCTGGCTGCTGACCGTGATGTACAGCAACCGCCCGTTCCAGGTCGCGATCAACGGGCTCACCGGCGAGGTCGCCGGCGATCGCCCCTGGAGCAGGGTCAAGCTGGCGATCGCCATCACCTGTGCGGTGCTGGTCGTGATCCTGGTGATCGCGATCTGGGCGTATTTGCGTGCGCACGGCCATCATTCGAGCAAGCCGCCCAGCCACAACATTCACCGGAGGTAGTCGATGGACATCGTAGTGGCGGTGATACTGATCCTGACACTGCTGGCGTGTCTGGTGGTGGCGGGCGTGGCGACCGTCCATCGCCGCCAGCAACGGGCGCTCGGCAACGCCAACCAGCTGATCCCCGGTCGTCCCACCCGCGCGCCCCGGTCGTGGGCGGTGTCGCACGATCCCGAAGCCCGGCTGCACCGCCGACTGCGCGACGCGATGACCGCCCTGCATGCGGTCAACGCCGTCGACACCGGGACGACCATCGTGCTGCGCGCCGATCTGGAACAGACAGCGCTCGATCTCGACGACCACCTCGTCGCCGTCGCTCAGCTCGCCCCCAACCACCGCGACGAGATGCTGGCCACGATCACCACCACGGTCGAGTCGATCGAAGCCGCGGTCGCCCGGTACGCCGCTGCCACGACGATGCCCGATGCCACCACACTCGAGTCCGACCTCGCGACCGTGCAGCAACACCTCGACGTCACCCGTGAAGTGCAGCGCAGGCTCACCGCCTGACCGGCTG harbors:
- a CDS encoding virginiamycin B lyase family protein — its product is MSRIVEIPVAGGPYALTAGPDGAMWVTLVHSGEVARVTGDGNLDVYPVAPQSKPSIIVAGPDGALWFTRSGDDRIGRISVDGALADVELRSGSAPFGLVVGPDGALWFTAMTSGVVGRIDVDGVVTEVAAPGGTPSMIAAGPDGALWFTMNQANAIGRLVPSGDLRVREVPTPRAGPVGIAATHDDAVWFTEIRAGKLGRIPVAEAMQELELPGKPHTVIANPTGGVWVSLWGSDQIAGVSADGDVTVIDLPSGSEPHGLAIGPDGALWAALEAGYVMRLPTV
- a CDS encoding DMT family transporter, whose product is MLIGLLFALACSVCYGTASVLQAMAARSVEAGSGSGVDAVLLMRALRQWRYLVGIGLDGLGFVLQVVALRLVPIYVVAAALAASIAVSAIVAAWLLSARLSAAEWTAVGVVCVGLALLGIAAGPEGEGHGPAGLAWALLGVVAVVFIAGAAAGRLPDRPRALALGFSAGTGFGLVEVGVNLIDSLDPTKASFYANPALYASAAGGAAGFLLLTSALHRGSVTTAVAGMVVGETVLPAVIGVAWLGDQTRDGLGWMVAAGLAIAVVATLVLARFGEAPSPEPV
- a CDS encoding Rv2253/PknI dimerization domain-containing protein encodes the protein MTISRVLLAAAFAVSIGPVAALSLPATAAASALTDGTYRFDFHGSKQTVDGVPKPTSSHSTLIAMRSACPPSGCVATAWDTSIGPTWLQPPEEGALVFRENRDQWVATRWKMFTCNNTTKQGTETLAFQVKPDGTFVGVSTQLEAPCPPIVIPFTATRVGEVSPDANVADPNTA
- a CDS encoding alpha/beta fold hydrolase, with translation MTNRSRRHLRPVRDVAAPALQFRTIHGHRRAFRIAGSGPVVVLLHGVGDSSTTWEPVHAKLAQRFTVIAPDMLGHGESDKPRADYSLAAFANGLRDLLTALEIDRVTLVGHSLGGGLAAQFAYQYPQFVERVVLVSAGGVTKDVSMALRLAAMPLGAEALSALRLPGAVPALGLASRVVGRAVGSTRLTRDVASLPRLVGGFRKPGAVEAFARTLRAVVDTRGQFVTMLDRTYLMHGLPVQIIWGEDDLIIPASHARVAHEQIPGSRLEIFERSGHMPHGDQPDRFVEVVQRFIDSTTPHEHQPELMRKALQTGVRQYASVDVESDLA
- a CDS encoding DUF998 domain-containing protein, whose amino-acid sequence is MAVRPRSVLVLDVSRERSSVLRWVAVVGCVAGAVLYSNWIFENYLTRSLLPDPDMYISELSAADQPYGEWFRACDRACAVVLVIATVAALVGVRGSRWGKAGWAALGVFAVATGLDSTVWTLVCAPSSNAACAAREAAGTVPLSHQLHWVSSGMALAAAIASLLAFAIADFREDAPQPICRAGLFTLVALVGTAIWTGLAILIDHTDVIGMVGVAQRAELVAFAGWLIYAAARTARAPSTDGP
- a CDS encoding alpha/beta fold hydrolase, which gives rise to MSHRAFVEVGGYRVRVLVDGDTGPVVVLCSGLGGRALHWSDTVTELADDHTVVRFDRPGTPVRRTPGRRTVRAEAERIATVLDAVPSPEGAVLVGHSVGGFYAEAFARLHPHRTRALLLLDSSIASDRRRLGVPPPVKVAAAEAAARLLHRLHLQSPLTRAGLTLAQRRRPGGVDGRTYSEIHCTASEPGFLSALFTEYVEYRELAAELFRLRADHPLPAVPRVVATAHLGWRTRRWRARQIRLAEALGAEHVTIAPAGHLVMIERPHRIADLVRLTADRA
- a CDS encoding SPFH domain-containing protein: MNAEEGTNTMGMRDMIRGEFVDIIEWLDDTNTTLAWRFPRYENEIKNGAQLIVREGQRAMFVYRGQLADQFTPGHYTLTSENMPILGTLQGWKYGFNSPFRSEVYFVNTRPYPDLRWGTPQPVTVRDPDFKMVQVRANGTTVVRVTDPTVFLRQVLGTQSVVDMDQITELIRRNIALAFNDMVMGSGLGAIDLQGRQVELSDKLREFVAQRVQAFGLGIDAVTMTISLPEEIQQAMTRGVARGLEESSFLNNVGDLNRYEQARRADAMLAAAQNEGGGAAGSAIQAGLGVALGAQMANAAQPHAQPQQFAATQQPLQGAPPPLPTQQLFHFDQGGQPAGPYPVSALRQFVAGGQLTRDTVVWTEGMANWAPASSVPALQTLFSTPPPLPGTPPPLPQQ